A single Kribbella aluminosa DNA region contains:
- a CDS encoding mandelate racemase/muconate lactonizing enzyme family protein has translation MRITGYRTLSTVHDWGRPIGDANGTVGSGRTSVPIVVLTTDTGLEGIGLGSHDGVDALFPALDGQDPRAVVALYDRMLAWVFKRGHTGAVFGAIGALDMALWDLKAKAVEQPLWRLLGARDHVVPAYASGLDGPLPDDELIRLHKQFAERGLQAVKLKGGLDVADDVRRLDLLSELYREQIGSAPALMLDANESWARKEAVRHIRRIEEHVDLAWVEEPVRRWDVDGLAMVTRSVKAAVATGENLTGLEQFRPLLAANAVDIVQTGSVWGITHFLRVSALAHAFDLPVSPVGYDVNPLGHAAAVVPNHLSIEIQDLGMPVGIRADQEVVDGHLVLGEAPGLGYVVDEDAIARLAGPGSWDEDAGPHVRPDRAGRRLVVKPAIRNGEAR, from the coding sequence ATGCGCATCACGGGATACCGCACGCTGAGCACGGTGCACGACTGGGGCAGACCGATCGGTGACGCCAACGGGACGGTCGGTTCCGGCCGTACGTCGGTGCCGATCGTCGTACTGACCACCGACACCGGGCTGGAAGGGATCGGGCTGGGCTCGCACGATGGCGTCGACGCGCTGTTCCCGGCGCTCGACGGGCAAGACCCGCGGGCGGTCGTGGCGCTGTACGACCGGATGCTCGCGTGGGTGTTCAAGCGGGGGCACACCGGCGCCGTGTTCGGTGCCATCGGTGCTCTCGACATGGCGTTGTGGGACCTCAAGGCGAAGGCGGTCGAGCAGCCGTTGTGGCGGCTGCTCGGCGCCCGCGATCACGTCGTACCGGCGTACGCGTCGGGGCTGGACGGGCCGTTGCCGGACGACGAGCTGATCCGGCTGCACAAGCAGTTCGCGGAGCGTGGGCTGCAGGCGGTGAAGCTCAAGGGCGGCCTCGACGTGGCCGACGACGTGCGTCGGCTCGATCTGTTGAGCGAGCTGTATCGGGAGCAGATCGGGTCGGCGCCTGCGCTGATGCTGGATGCGAACGAGTCGTGGGCGCGGAAGGAGGCGGTCCGGCACATCCGGCGGATCGAGGAGCACGTGGACCTCGCCTGGGTCGAGGAGCCGGTACGGCGGTGGGACGTCGACGGGCTCGCGATGGTGACGCGGTCGGTGAAGGCGGCGGTGGCGACCGGGGAGAACCTCACCGGGCTTGAGCAGTTCCGTCCGTTGCTGGCGGCGAACGCTGTCGACATCGTGCAGACCGGGAGCGTTTGGGGGATCACGCACTTCCTGCGGGTGTCGGCGCTGGCGCATGCGTTCGATCTTCCGGTCAGCCCGGTCGGGTACGACGTGAACCCGCTCGGCCATGCGGCGGCCGTCGTACCGAATCATTTGTCGATCGAGATCCAGGACCTTGGTATGCCGGTCGGGATCCGCGCGGACCAGGAGGTCGTCGACGGTCATCTGGTGCTGGGGGAGGCGCCGGGGCTCGGGTACGTCGTCGACGAGGACGCGATCGCCCGGCTCGCCGGACCCGGCAGCTGGGACGAGGACGCGGGCCCGCACGTTCGCCCGGACCGCGCGGGCCGTCGCCTCGTGGTCAAGCCCGCGATCCGCAACGGGGAGGCCCGATGA
- a CDS encoding SDR family NAD(P)-dependent oxidoreductase encodes MTLGGQDPATSAVGEPAAAALPDGAVRSAVVTGAGGSLGRAIALRLAADGYGVALLDLPGEGLTESEAVLKSAGATVRALPIDLRDAAAIVHTITAAEDALGPLDVLVNNAAIYPATPFLDIPFTEYDDVVAVNQRAYFVAAQAAARSMRSRQTGSIVNLASITWHGGWDKLASYVSTKGAAVSLTRALARELGPEGIRVNAVSPGAFPTKAETIHENPEAYSEFVLDHQAIKRRGAPSEIAAVVSFLTGPDASFVTGQTINVDGGWVMA; translated from the coding sequence ATGACGCTCGGCGGCCAGGACCCCGCGACCTCGGCCGTAGGCGAGCCGGCGGCGGCCGCCTTACCCGACGGAGCGGTGAGGTCGGCGGTGGTGACTGGCGCGGGAGGTTCACTGGGGCGGGCGATTGCGTTGCGGCTGGCTGCAGACGGGTACGGCGTGGCGCTGCTCGACCTGCCTGGCGAAGGGCTGACCGAGTCCGAGGCCGTGCTGAAGTCGGCGGGCGCCACGGTCCGCGCACTGCCGATCGACCTGCGCGACGCCGCGGCGATCGTCCACACGATCACCGCCGCCGAGGACGCACTCGGCCCCCTCGACGTGCTCGTGAACAACGCCGCGATCTACCCCGCGACGCCGTTCCTCGACATCCCCTTCACGGAGTACGACGACGTCGTCGCGGTCAACCAGCGCGCGTACTTCGTCGCCGCCCAGGCCGCGGCCCGCTCGATGCGATCCCGGCAGACCGGCTCGATCGTCAACCTCGCGTCGATCACCTGGCACGGCGGCTGGGACAAACTGGCGAGCTACGTCAGTACGAAGGGCGCCGCCGTCTCCCTGACCCGCGCCCTCGCCCGGGAGCTGGGCCCGGAAGGAATCCGCGTCAACGCCGTCTCGCCAGGCGCCTTCCCCACGAAGGCTGAGACGATCCACGAGAACCCGGAGGCCTACTCGGAGTTCGTCCTCGACCACCAGGCGATCAAACGCCGCGGCGCACCTTCCGAGATCGCCGCGGTGGTGTCGTTCCTGACCGGCCCGGACGCGTCGTTCGTCACCGGGCAGACGATCAATGTCGACGGCGGATGGGTGATGGCGTGA
- a CDS encoding aldose 1-epimerase family protein — MNIFGSEVSVAALRERTGDLASVAGVREVVLGNGVERGVRAVQLRSAAGLEVEVLVDRALDLGGARFRGVPFGWRSGNGFRHPGLHEHSDEGGLSWLRALDGLLVSGGLDHTLFGNEVDATQYRYPPKRTVAHGLHGRLTAIPGRLLEAGEVWDGDRCTLRVRGEVVQATSFGEHLRLTRTIEVDFDGLEIRLYDVVDNVGYERTPHMFLYHLNFGWPVIDAGTELVAPIAETTWQSDSAAVQGVSYRVLPDPQPGFVEQVYEHRLVADEDGRHRVALIRGDSTFGVEVSWDAATMPSFFEWQNLRSGQYAVGLEPSTHHVTGDAAAREDGSMTWLEHGESRSYRTTIRVLDGVEATTAARDAVRRVAGQPEGSNL; from the coding sequence GTGAACATCTTCGGATCTGAGGTGTCGGTGGCCGCGTTGCGGGAGCGGACCGGGGACCTGGCGAGTGTTGCCGGGGTTCGGGAAGTTGTGCTGGGCAACGGGGTCGAGCGCGGCGTACGGGCGGTCCAGCTGCGGAGTGCTGCCGGGCTCGAGGTGGAGGTGCTGGTCGATCGCGCGCTCGATCTGGGAGGTGCCCGGTTTCGCGGCGTACCGTTCGGGTGGCGGTCGGGGAACGGGTTCCGGCATCCGGGGCTGCACGAGCACAGCGACGAGGGCGGGCTGTCCTGGCTGCGGGCGCTCGACGGGCTGCTGGTGTCCGGCGGGCTCGACCACACGCTGTTCGGGAACGAGGTCGACGCGACGCAGTACCGGTATCCGCCGAAGCGGACCGTGGCGCACGGGCTGCACGGCCGGCTCACCGCGATCCCCGGGCGGCTGCTCGAGGCAGGCGAGGTGTGGGACGGCGACCGCTGCACGTTGCGGGTGCGGGGCGAGGTCGTGCAGGCGACGTCGTTCGGTGAGCACCTGCGGCTGACCCGGACGATCGAGGTCGACTTCGACGGGCTCGAGATCCGGCTGTACGACGTGGTCGACAACGTCGGGTACGAACGGACGCCGCACATGTTCCTGTACCACCTGAACTTCGGCTGGCCGGTGATCGACGCCGGGACCGAACTCGTCGCGCCGATCGCCGAGACGACCTGGCAGAGCGACTCGGCGGCCGTGCAGGGCGTCTCGTACCGGGTGCTGCCAGACCCGCAGCCGGGGTTCGTGGAGCAGGTGTACGAGCACCGCCTGGTCGCCGACGAGGACGGTCGGCACCGGGTCGCGCTGATCCGCGGCGACAGTACGTTCGGGGTCGAGGTGAGCTGGGACGCGGCCACCATGCCGAGCTTCTTCGAATGGCAGAACCTGCGCAGCGGCCAGTACGCCGTCGGCCTCGAACCGTCGACGCACCACGTCACCGGCGACGCAGCCGCCCGCGAGGACGGGTCGATGACGTGGCTCGAGCATGGCGAGTCCCGGTCGTACCGCACCACGATCCGCGTCCTCGACGGCGTCGAGGCGACCACCGCCGCCCGGGACGCCGTACGCCGCGTGGCCGGGCAGCCCGAAGGGAGCAACCTATGA